In the SAR86 cluster bacterium genome, TGGCTCAAAAGTTCTTTGGACTCAGTTAGGCATAATTGATAAAGAGGCTTTCAAAATTGCAAAAAATGAGGGCCTGAAAGTTGTCATGAATCGATGTCCTAAAATCGAATTAAAAAAATAGAAACTTATTTAGAGTCTAAAAAATGAAAAATGAAATGAATATACTCGTGAGTGATATCCCTAGGGAAGGTATTCTTCGCCTTGTTATGGATGATCAAAAAAGTGGCAATGCTTTATCAGAGGAAATGATGAGTAAATTAATAAAGGCAATAAAAAGGGCTTCAGTTGATGACTCAGTTAAAGTCATCATTTTAGCTTCTGAGGGGAGCATATTTAGTTCAGGACATAATTTAAAGCATATTACTGATGCAAGAGAGCAAAGTGAAGATGGTGAACCCTACTTCAAAGAATTATTTGACCAATGTTCTTCTTTGATGCAGCTTGTAGTTAATTGTCCAAAACCTGTCATTGCACAAATATCTGGAATAGCTACCGCAGCGGGCTGTCAGTTGGTTGCTACTTGTGATCTTGCTTATGCTTCAAGCACAGCTAAATTCGCTACACCGGGAGTCAACTTGGGACTTTTTTGTTCTACCCCCATGGTAGCTCTTACCAGAGCAGTTAAAAATAAGCATGCTATGGAAATGCTACTCACCGGAGACTTTATTGACTCAATAAAAGCAAAAGAAATAGGATTAATAAATAATTTTTATGAAATCGATGAGTTAGAAAAAGAAACTATGGATATAGCATCCAAAATTGCCAATAAATCTTCAGTGGCTGTATCAACGGGTAAAAATGCCTTTTATACTCAATCTGATTACGACTTAGCTGAAGCTTATGACTTTACTTCAAAAGTCATGGTAGAAAATTTATTGAAAGATGATGCTAAAGAAGGGATAGGAGCTTTTTTAGAGAAGCGTAAACCAAATTTTAAAAAATAACTTTATCTTTTGTCATACTTATTAAGGGTGCTGAATTTCCCTGAGGCTATTTGGAGGAAACTAGCTCTATTGGCTTTTTCATTCTTTTTTATTACTGTAGGAATTGATCATTTTGTTAATCCAGATTTTTATCTGGCTATTATGCCTCCAATGTTGCCTTTGCATCTTGAGGCTGTATACGTAAGTGGTTTTTTTGAAATTCTGGGAGGTCTTGGTCTATTACTATCCCGCTTTAGAAAAATATCAGGTTGGGGTTTATTGGCTCTATTAATTGCTGTTTATCCTGCAAATATTTATATGGCCGCGACACCAGAGGCCTTTCCTGAAATTTCAATTCATGCACTTTACTTTCGTCTTGTCTTGCAATTTCTCTTCTTTTTCTGGGCCTACTCTTTGACAAGGCCGGCTTTCAATCCATCTAAAAATTATATTTAAATTTATGAGGTTATCACCATGATAGATTATTTTTTTGTGCTTCAATATGGTCAATGGCTAATATTAGTTATAAGCATTTTGGCCCTATATCAGGTAAGTTCGGTTAATCATGAAACAAGATTGAAAGGCTACTTGGTTACTGCCTTAAGTAGATTTTCAGGTGCTGTAATATTTTTATTTGTTGATCTGTTTGCCTTTGTAATAGCTAATTTGATTCAGACCTATATAGCCTTAAGAGGATACTTTAAAAATAGAAGTATTGGGGATATAACTAATGAAGGTAATCAAGATAATGAAAAATTTTAGGAAAATTTTCAATTAGGAGGAAAGAATGGACAAAAACCTTTTGTTTCAAATCGATGGTGCAGTAGCGATATTGACCATTAATGATGCACCTTATAACCGCATGTCCCTAGACTTTATGGACGCGTTGGAAGAAACTGTTGATAAGATTTCAAAAGATAATGCCATTAGAGCAGTGGTTTTAACAGCAGCTGGATCAGATAATTTTTCAGTAGGAATGAATCTTAAGCAATTCCAAGAAGGTATTAAGAGAAAGGGCAGTTCAGATGCGCTTTTTGATCAAAGGCTAAAAGTTATAGACGCAATTGAAAGAATGCACAAACCTTGGATAGCAACATTGTTTGGCTACTGTCTTGGTGGAGGACTAGAAGTTCCTTTGGGATGTCATTTTCGCTTTGCAGCTGATGAGGATGCACAAATAGGATTGCCTGAACTAGATCTTGGAGCAGTTCCAGCATGGGGTGGGAGTGCTCGTTTAGCCAAGTGTGTAGGTGAGAACCATGCTATGGATATGATACTCAGATCTAAGAAGATTTCTGGTAAAAGAGCTCTAGAAATTGGTCTTGTTCATGAGATTTATCCAATTGATGAATTGAAAGATGCAGCCATTGCCTTGGGCCATGAACTTGCTGCTCAGCCTGCGGCAGCTGTAGCTAGTATGATGAAAGTCTTGGTTAACAGTTCAGAAAAAAATTTAGATGAGCTTTTAATAGCTGAAAGAAAAGCAGTACATGAAAATAATAATACGAAAGACTCGCAGGAAGGAATGATGGCTTTTCTAGAAAAGAGAAAACCTCAATTTAATAAGTAAACTTGAAAAACAACATATTAACTATATTTTTAATCTCTGTGAGTCTAAAAGACCGGAGAAGAGTGATGAACTTTAATTTTTATAGAATTATTAATCTCAGTAAAAATAAATGTAAAAGCGACCTTAGTAACTTCATCTTCATTTGCAGGTTTAAACAAAAGTGTTCCCATTGATGCTAAAAAGCTATCCTCCAGAAGAAAGTTGAGTTCATCGACCTCAATGGTCTCCCAAGGTTTTAGTGCAAACCCCTTATCTTCGGAAATATCACCCTTTACAAAATAAGATATAGCATCAGCTTTAGTATTTCTGAAAACTTTTTCTGAAGTAAAGGTAGGCTTAAACAAAACATCTTCCTCAGAAAACGCATAGTGTTTTTCAATAAAGATTTCTGCAAGTTTTTGAAAATCACCATCTTCTTGATATGTTTTGCCAATCTCAATAACGCCTTGTTTCCATGAATTTAAAAAATTTTTAATTATTTCTTCCCTCATATCTGTATTTTTTTTATTAGCTTAAACTTTAATTTATACTTAATTCATTAGGTAAGTAAAATATCAATGCTAAATTGATTATAAAGGAGATTTTATGAGTGATTCTGAATATGTGCCTCCCAAGGTTTGGACATGGGACAAAGAAAGCGGTGGAAGGTTTGCAAATATTAATAGGCCCATTTCAGGTGCAACTCATGAAAAGGAACTTCCTGTTGGTAAGCATCCTTTGCAACTTTATTCATTAGGTACTCCAAATGGAATCAAAGTGACAATTCTACTAGAAGAATTGTTAGCCCTTGGTCATGAAGGAGCTGAATACGATGCATTCTTAATAAACATAGGAGATGGTTCTCAATTTGGAAGCGGTTTTGTTGAAATTAATCCGAATTCGAAAATACCTGCATTATTAGATACAAGCACAGATCCCTCCACTCGTGTCTTTGAATCGGGAGCAATATTGGTGTATTTGGCGGAGAAATTTGGAGAATTTTTACCTACAGATCCTTCAGATAGAGCTGAGTGCATGTCTTGGCTATTTTGGCAAATGGGAAGTGCCCCTTATCTAGGAGGTGGTTTTGGCCATTTTTATGCATATGCACCGGAGAAATATGAATATCCTATAAATAGATTTGCAATGGAAGTAAAAAGACAATTAGATGTTTTAGATAGAAATTTAGAATCCAGAGAATATCTATGTGGAAGTGAATATAATATTTCAGATATAGCTGTGCATTCTTGGTATGGCACATTAGTTCTGAATAATGCTTACAATGCTTCAGAATTCTTGGAAGTAGAATCTTATAAACATGTAGGACGATGGGCAAAGCAAATTAAAGAAAGGCCTGCTTATAAAAGAGGGTCTTTGGTTAATAAAAAACCGAATGGACCGGATGATAAATCAATCTTAGAGCGTCACGATGCA is a window encoding:
- a CDS encoding enoyl-CoA hydratase; the encoded protein is MKNEMNILVSDIPREGILRLVMDDQKSGNALSEEMMSKLIKAIKRASVDDSVKVIILASEGSIFSSGHNLKHITDAREQSEDGEPYFKELFDQCSSLMQLVVNCPKPVIAQISGIATAAGCQLVATCDLAYASSTAKFATPGVNLGLFCSTPMVALTRAVKNKHAMEMLLTGDFIDSIKAKEIGLINNFYEIDELEKETMDIASKIANKSSVAVSTGKNAFYTQSDYDLAEAYDFTSKVMVENLLKDDAKEGIGAFLEKRKPNFKK
- a CDS encoding DoxX family protein yields the protein MAFSFFFITVGIDHFVNPDFYLAIMPPMLPLHLEAVYVSGFFEILGGLGLLLSRFRKISGWGLLALLIAVYPANIYMAATPEAFPEISIHALYFRLVLQFLFFFWAYSLTRPAFNPSKNYI
- a CDS encoding enoyl-CoA hydratase/isomerase family protein, which codes for MDKNLLFQIDGAVAILTINDAPYNRMSLDFMDALEETVDKISKDNAIRAVVLTAAGSDNFSVGMNLKQFQEGIKRKGSSDALFDQRLKVIDAIERMHKPWIATLFGYCLGGGLEVPLGCHFRFAADEDAQIGLPELDLGAVPAWGGSARLAKCVGENHAMDMILRSKKISGKRALEIGLVHEIYPIDELKDAAIALGHELAAQPAAAVASMMKVLVNSSEKNLDELLIAERKAVHENNNTKDSQEGMMAFLEKRKPQFNK
- the yghU gene encoding glutathione-dependent disulfide-bond oxidoreductase codes for the protein MSDSEYVPPKVWTWDKESGGRFANINRPISGATHEKELPVGKHPLQLYSLGTPNGIKVTILLEELLALGHEGAEYDAFLINIGDGSQFGSGFVEINPNSKIPALLDTSTDPSTRVFESGAILVYLAEKFGEFLPTDPSDRAECMSWLFWQMGSAPYLGGGFGHFYAYAPEKYEYPINRFAMEVKRQLDVLDRNLESREYLCGSEYNISDIAVHSWYGTLVLNNAYNASEFLEVESYKHVGRWAKQIKERPAYKRGSLVNKKPNGPDDKSILERHDASDIKL